The Paracoccus albus region CTGGCAGCGCTGCCAGGCTGAATGCCGCAGCAAAGAGTGCTGCAAAGAATTTCGTCATGCGTGCTCCTTTCGTGTTGATGCACGTCCGGAATGATAAGGCGACGCTTCAGGTTGCCGCCTTATCCGAGCGTTGCATGATTAGCCGATTCGATCAATCGGCAGGCTCAAGGCCGCTATTTCCCGCGAACGTCCTTGTTTCCGTGAACCATTGGGCCAACGAGGTCCTCTTTTTTCCAGAAGCGGTAGAAAACGATCACGACCACATGAAGTAGAACAAGGATAAGGATCAGGTTCGCGCCGAACTCGTGATAATCCTTGGCGGCGTCACTGGTAGAGGAACTGACATAGCCCGCAAGCGGTCCCACATCCACGAAATTTTCCGATTCAGACATCATCCCGGTCAGGACTTGCGCAACAAGGGCAGCAAGCATCGCGATCACCGAAAGCGCGCCAAGCGGGTTGTGTCCCGGCCAATAGCTCGGCTCTCGCAAGAACATATGCCGCACGTAATCCCCGACTGCTTTTGGTCCGCGCAGGAAGTGTGAAAAGCGGGCAGGGGCCGGGCCGATAAAACCCCAAATCAGTCTGAAGGCCAGAAGAAAGGTAACGGCGTAGCCAAACCAGAAATGCCATTTCATGCTGGTGGGACCATAATTGCCCAGCAGCCAAGCCCCAGTTACAAAAAAGGCTAAAAGCCAGTGAAACCCGCGCAGAAGCGGGTCCCACAGCTTTACCTGGCGGACCTCTGGACGATCCGCCATGACTTAGTCCTCGCGATAGTCATCGTGGCATGCCTTACACGCACCGCCGAGTTTCTGAAGCAGGGGAGCAAGCGCTTCCTGACCGCCGCCTGCCGCTTCGCCTGCACCGGCGGCCGCTTCCCGCAAGCCAGCAAATTTCGTCGCGAAATCTTCGCTGTTCTCCCAGATTGCGGGCAACGCGTCCGTCTCTGCGCCATCGTCAGGCGACGTGCCTTCGATGAACAGTCCGGGCAGGGCGTAATTGCCGAGAGCTTCGACGTTACTGCCAGCGGTTGTGGCGGCTTCGGCATTATATTCAATATCCCCTCTGGCCATGCCGGAAAGTGTGCCCATCGAGATTGCGAGCATCTTCATATAGCCTTGACGCGCTTCGATGGCGTCCTCTGCAGCATCTGCAAGGGCTATGGCGGGTAGGGTCGCGATCACGCTGGCGAGTATAAGCTTGCGCATTCTGTCCTCCTTGAAGGGCGATGAATTCAGGTCGTAGGTCTATCCATTTCTGCTTTGCGCACATTGAATCAGGCGCATGATCGAAGCTTATTCCAGAAAAGTAACATCTCAAATGATAACCGCCGCCCGATTGCCGGGCGGCGGTCACGAGATCGTCAGCTATTCAGCTACAAAGTCAGCTATAAAGATTCTGCACGCCCACCTCTTGGTGGATCTGATTGATCATCTGGGGTTGCAGATTCAGTGCCTGGGCAAGCTGGTGCAGATACTGTGCCTCTTCCTGGCTGTCGAAGTCGATGGCCATAACTGACATCAGATAGACCTGCGGGCCAAGGCCTTGTGGCACGTCACGGGCAAGCGCTTGCGCATCAACGGGTGCCGCCATCTGTTCCCGGATGAACTGGCGCTCTTCATCGTCAAGATCGCCAAGCTCGCCCATAAGGCGCTCTTTCTCTGCATCGTCGATTTTTCCGTCTGCCTTGGCAGCCTGGATCATCGCGCGCAGCATCAGTCCGGCGACGGCGTTCTGCTCTGGCGTGGGTGCAACTTCCGGCTCACCGCCATTGCTCAGTGAGTCGTTCAGCAATTCGCCGAATGACGCGTCGTTCTGTTGTTGCGATCCCTTGTTGGCCAGCGAACCCGCCGCAGTGCCGCCAAGCAGCCCGCCCAGCAAATCACCCAGACCACCGCCGCTCTGGCCGGTGCGGCTTGTCTGACTACCCCCGGTCAGTTGGTCGAGAATGCCGCCAAGCCCGCCCGATGCGCCAGTCGAATTCGGCCCGCCATAGCGACGGCCGCTGCCCGCAGTGGTGCCGCCTGTGTTGCCTCCCAGCAGCCCGCCCAGCAGGTCACCTAGCCCGCCAGAGCCTTGCGAGCCCGATTGCGTACCGCGCGTGATCTGGTCAAGCAGCCCGCCGCCGCTGCGGCGCGAGCGCGTGTCCGAGCCAGAGGCAGTTTGCGTCTGATTGCGGTTTTTCATCATCGTGCTCATGCCTTTTGCGACCAGAACACCGGCAGCGACACGGGCGAGGGATTTCATTAAACTCATTGCTGTTCTCCACCTTCAGCAGAAAATACCGCATAGGATGCGGCATCCATCAGAATTCTAACGCAAATTTTTCTGGATGGTTCCCCCTGGTTACGTTTTGTTGGCTGACGCCGCGTGCCCTTGATTTTTCCCGATTCTGAATTTATCTCCGCCACCGATAGAAATACGGGGACCGGTCCGGCGATTGCCCCGATCAAGGAGGCCTTCATGGCAAAAGCAAAGTTTGAACGGAACAAGCCGCACGTTAACATCGGGACGATTGGCCACGTTGACCACGGCAAGACGACTCTGACGGCTGCGATCACCAAGTATTTCGGTGACTTCCAGGCCTATGACCAGATCGACGGTGCGCCGGAAGAGAAGGCGCGCGGGATCACCATCTCGACCGCTCACGTCGAGTATGAGACCGACACCCGTCACTATGCCCATGTCGACTGCCCCGGCCACGCCGACTACGTCAAGAACATGATCACCGGTGCCGCGCAGATGGACGGCGCGATCCTGGTTGTGAACGCCGCTGACGGCCCGATGCCGCAGACCCGCGAACACATCCTGCTGGGCCGTCAGGTCGGCATTCCCTACATGGTCGTCTACCTGAACAAGGTCGACCAGGTGGATGACGAGGAACTGCTGGAACTGGTCGAGATGGAAGTCCGCGAACTGCTGTCCTCCTACGACTACCCGGGCGACGATATTCCGATCGTCAAAGGCTCGGCTCTGGCCGCTCTGGAAGGCCGCGACGAGGAAATCGGTGAAAAATCGATCCGCGCGCTGCTGGAGGCCGTGGACAGCTATATCCCGACGCCCGAGCGCGCCGTGGACCAGCCGTTCCTGATGCCGATCGAAGACGTGTTCTCGATCTCGGGCCGTGGTACGGTTGTGACCGGCCGGGTCGAGCGTGGCGCTGTCAATGTCGGCGACGAACTGGAAATCGTGGGCATCCGCGACACCAAGAAAACCACCTGCACCGGTGTGGAAATGTTCCGCAAGCTGCTGGATCGCGGTGAAGCTGGGGACAATATCGGCGCTCTGCTGCGCGGTATCGAGCGTGACGGTGTTGAGCGTGGTCAGGTTCTGGCCAAGCCGGGTTCCGTGACCCCGCACACGAAGTTCGAAGCAGAAGCTTATATCCTGACCAAGGAAGAAGGCGGCCGCCACACCCCGTTCTTCGGCAACTATCGCCCGCAGTTCTACTTCCGCACGACGGACGTGACCGGGACGGTGAAGCTGCCGGAAGGCACGGAAATGGTGATGCCGGGCGACAACCTGAAGTTCGAGGTCGAGCTGATCGCGCCCATCGCGATGGAAGAGAAACTGCGCTTCGCCATCCGCGAAGGCGGCCGCACCGTCGGTGCTGGCGTGGTGTCGAAGATCATCGAGTGATGTGATCCCGTGGCGGTGCGCTTTAGCGCACCGTGCCAGAGACAACAGAAAGCCCGTCCCGAAAGGGGCGGGCTTTCATGCATCACGTCGCAGACCGCTTCTTTACTTCGCGCGGATGAAGGCCCTTCTTGGTTGCTGATATCAGCATCAGCGGATAACGATGACCCCTTTGAAAGACGGGAGTGTTCATTGACTTCGATGAGCCGCGAATGTCATTGGAGTTGAAAAAGGAAAAGGGAGTTAATGATGCATGTGATCGTGCACGCGGGTAGCCTAAAGACTGGATCTACCTATTTGCAGTCGGTCATATTGCGCAATCGCCTCAAGCTGTCTGAGGAAGGCGTGCTGGTGCCCTCGACAGGCATTGTGTCGGAGCACCATTACGATATTGCACGAGCTGCTGGATTTGGGTTCGCAGGTCAAAAGCTCTCGGACGAAACGGGACGAGAAATCCTTCAGGCTCTGTCGGATGAACTTGCGTCTTCGCCTCATCAGGCGGCTCTTCTTTCGTCGGAGCATTTTGACTTGGGTGTCGAGGCTGGGGCGATCCGCCGACTTCGCGAAGCTCTGGCTGATCACGAAGTATCGCTTGCTATATTTTTGCGCAATCAGGTGGATCTGGTACAGTCGCTCTATTTCGAGCATCTGAAATGGGGCGGGCTGAACGAATACAATAGATTCGTCCTTCATAAGGTTAGGGAAGGGGCTCTGTGGTATGAAGAGCGCATTGCGCTTTGGAAAGATGGCGGATTTAAAGTTAATGTTTTCGACTATCAGGCTGAGCGTGGCGATCTGGCCGGACGGCTGTTCTCCTTGCTGCCTCAACCACCATCACTTGCCAACCTGTCACTGCCTTCTGTGCCGCGCAATGAATCCCTGTCTCCAGAAGCGATGGAGTATATGCGCAAAATAAACCTGACCATTGCGGATGCCGCCGACAGACGCGAATTCTACGTCGGCCTGTACAAAACCTTGCACCAGAATGGTCCGCGTTGGGTCAGATCGAGACAAATGCCGCTGCCGGAGTCCCTGCACGCGCTTTTGCCTGAACTCACCAAGCGTAATCGACGGCTGGCCGAAATGCTCGGCGAAGGGGAAGGCTTTTTGCAAGGGGACCTTGTCGACTATGCTGCACAGCGAGAACAAGGCGACGCACTTGATATGGAAGGGTTCCTTTCTGACATTAAACACATGAACCTACCGATTCCGGAGGGCGTGATGTGACCGGAATGGCCAGTTCCAGCGAGTGGTCCAAGCTGTCCAGCCAAAGCGGCGGGCTTTTCGGTGTGGCTCCTTGTCACTTTCCGGCGCCACGGCTTTGATCTTCAAATTAGCCGATCCAACGGGGCGCAAATGATCTTGTCGCGAGGACGCGGGTATCTTTTCATCCACATTCCCAAGACCGGCGGGACCTCCATGGCGCTTGCCCTCGAAGCGCATGCGATGAAAGATGATCTTATGCTGGGCGATACGCCCAAAGCATTGAAACGTCGTCATAAACTGTCGCGCGCGGCTGCTCGGGGTCGGTTGTGGAAGCATTCAACCGTCGCTGATCTGGAAGGTGTTCTGGCACCTGACGAGGCTGTGGATCTGTTCGTCTTTACGCTGGTTCGAAATCCGTGGGACCGTGCCGTCAGCTATTATCACTGGCTGCGGGAGCAGACATTTGCCCATCCGCATGTTGCACTTGCGGGGCGATCGTCGTTCGCAGAATTTCTGAGGTCGCCTTCTGTTCTCGGGACGTTTCGCCGTGGCCAGTCGGAAAGCTATGTGACCACCAGTGGGGGCGTGATGTGCTGTGATCTTTTCATCCGGCTGGAGCATCTTGATCAAGACCTTGCCCCGCTAGAGCGGAAGCTGGGTTTCTCAGTATCGCTGCCTCGAATGAATGAGAGTAAACGGCTTCGCGATTATCGGGAATATTATAGCGATGAAACCGTAGCGCTCATCGGCGAGGCGACGGCGCGCGACATTGCGCTGTTCGGATATCGGTTCTAGTCCGGTTGTCGCTGTCACCGGTCGGATAGCGCGGAAAAACCGCGCCCTTGCGATCATGCTGACATCTATTGTCAGTATTTATGACCCACTATCACAGGGGTTCGCACAACGCAGGAGTGTTTCGCTTGATTGATCATATTGGACTGGCAGTTTCACACTTGGACGTCGCCCGCCGATATTATGAGGCCGTCTTCTACAAGGAGGAGGCATTATGAAAACCTATCATGGAAGCTGCTTCTGCGGTGGGGTCGCCTTTGAGGCTGACGGAGATCTGGCGGATGGAACCATGCGCTGCAACTGCCGCTTTTGCCGGAAGATGCGATATTGGGAAATGCGGCTGCCCGATCCCGACGGTTTCCGCATCACGTCGGGGAAGGAATTGCTGGCCGAGACGCCTGCTTCCGCTGGATCGGAAACGAATGACATCCATAACTGGTTCTGCTCTCGCTGCGGAATACGGCTTTGGACGGAGGGCGATATAGAGGAAATGGGCGGCCGTTTCGTTCAGGTCTGCGTCGCAGCACTGGATGACGCGACCGAGGAAGAACTGATAAACGCGCCGATCTTCTGGGCCGATGGGGCCAATGACAACTGGTGGAACCCGGCGCCAGAGACGCGTCATCTGTGATCTGCCAATGGAAAAGGCCGCGGCGAATATGCCGCGGCCTGATCCTGTCT contains the following coding sequences:
- a CDS encoding cytochrome b/b6 domain-containing protein, with protein sequence MADRPEVRQVKLWDPLLRGFHWLLAFFVTGAWLLGNYGPTSMKWHFWFGYAVTFLLAFRLIWGFIGPAPARFSHFLRGPKAVGDYVRHMFLREPSYWPGHNPLGALSVIAMLAALVAQVLTGMMSESENFVDVGPLAGYVSSSTSDAAKDYHEFGANLILILVLLHVVVIVFYRFWKKEDLVGPMVHGNKDVRGK
- a CDS encoding c-type cytochrome, whose protein sequence is MRKLILASVIATLPAIALADAAEDAIEARQGYMKMLAISMGTLSGMARGDIEYNAEAATTAGSNVEALGNYALPGLFIEGTSPDDGAETDALPAIWENSEDFATKFAGLREAAAGAGEAAGGGQEALAPLLQKLGGACKACHDDYRED
- a CDS encoding tellurite resistance TerB family protein, which produces MSLMKSLARVAAGVLVAKGMSTMMKNRNQTQTASGSDTRSRRSGGGLLDQITRGTQSGSQGSGGLGDLLGGLLGGNTGGTTAGSGRRYGGPNSTGASGGLGGILDQLTGGSQTSRTGQSGGGLGDLLGGLLGGTAAGSLANKGSQQQNDASFGELLNDSLSNGGEPEVAPTPEQNAVAGLMLRAMIQAAKADGKIDDAEKERLMGELGDLDDEERQFIREQMAAPVDAQALARDVPQGLGPQVYLMSVMAIDFDSQEEAQYLHQLAQALNLQPQMINQIHQEVGVQNLYS
- the tuf gene encoding elongation factor Tu, producing the protein MAKAKFERNKPHVNIGTIGHVDHGKTTLTAAITKYFGDFQAYDQIDGAPEEKARGITISTAHVEYETDTRHYAHVDCPGHADYVKNMITGAAQMDGAILVVNAADGPMPQTREHILLGRQVGIPYMVVYLNKVDQVDDEELLELVEMEVRELLSSYDYPGDDIPIVKGSALAALEGRDEEIGEKSIRALLEAVDSYIPTPERAVDQPFLMPIEDVFSISGRGTVVTGRVERGAVNVGDELEIVGIRDTKKTTCTGVEMFRKLLDRGEAGDNIGALLRGIERDGVERGQVLAKPGSVTPHTKFEAEAYILTKEEGGRHTPFFGNYRPQFYFRTTDVTGTVKLPEGTEMVMPGDNLKFEVELIAPIAMEEKLRFAIREGGRTVGAGVVSKIIE
- a CDS encoding sulfotransferase family 2 domain-containing protein; this encodes MILSRGRGYLFIHIPKTGGTSMALALEAHAMKDDLMLGDTPKALKRRHKLSRAAARGRLWKHSTVADLEGVLAPDEAVDLFVFTLVRNPWDRAVSYYHWLREQTFAHPHVALAGRSSFAEFLRSPSVLGTFRRGQSESYVTTSGGVMCCDLFIRLEHLDQDLAPLERKLGFSVSLPRMNESKRLRDYREYYSDETVALIGEATARDIALFGYRF
- a CDS encoding GFA family protein, which gives rise to MKTYHGSCFCGGVAFEADGDLADGTMRCNCRFCRKMRYWEMRLPDPDGFRITSGKELLAETPASAGSETNDIHNWFCSRCGIRLWTEGDIEEMGGRFVQVCVAALDDATEEELINAPIFWADGANDNWWNPAPETRHL